In one window of Dissulfurirhabdus thermomarina DNA:
- a CDS encoding ABC transporter ATP-binding protein: MLQVEDLWVDVQGKEVLKGINLHIGTGETHCLFGKNGSGKTTLLMTLMGFSGYRVKHGRIRFKGEDITHWPTNERARLGLGISFQRPPTLRGVKLRDLLAYCGGAAGPAEELAEAYRFEHFLDREVNLGFSGGEIKKSELLQLLAQDPDLTLLDEPESGVDVENLQVIGDMIRRLLQKDRHRGREKSGLIITHTGFILNYVTADRGHVMMNGQIYCQGNPLEIFEGIQQHGYEECIRCRR; this comes from the coding sequence ATGCTCCAGGTGGAAGACCTCTGGGTGGACGTACAGGGGAAGGAGGTCCTCAAGGGGATCAACCTCCACATCGGCACCGGGGAGACACACTGCCTCTTCGGGAAGAACGGCTCCGGAAAGACCACGCTCCTCATGACGCTCATGGGTTTTTCCGGCTACCGGGTCAAGCACGGCCGGATCCGCTTCAAGGGGGAGGACATCACCCACTGGCCCACCAACGAGCGGGCGCGGCTGGGGCTCGGGATCTCCTTCCAACGGCCGCCGACCCTGCGGGGCGTGAAGCTCCGGGATCTGCTGGCCTACTGCGGCGGGGCAGCCGGCCCGGCCGAGGAGCTCGCCGAGGCCTACCGCTTCGAGCACTTCCTGGACCGTGAGGTGAACCTCGGCTTCTCCGGCGGCGAGATCAAGAAGTCGGAGCTCCTCCAACTCCTCGCCCAGGACCCGGACCTCACCCTGCTCGACGAGCCCGAGTCGGGCGTGGACGTCGAGAACCTCCAGGTCATCGGCGACATGATCCGGCGCCTCCTCCAGAAGGACCGGCACCGGGGCCGGGAGAAGTCCGGCCTCATCATCACCCACACCGGCTTCATCCTGAACTACGTGACCGCCGACCGCGGCCACGTCATGATGAACGGGCAGATCTACTGCCAGGGTAACCCCCTCGAGATCTTCGA